In Chryseobacterium lactis, a single genomic region encodes these proteins:
- a CDS encoding DUF5689 domain-containing protein, with translation MKKYNSILKYIFVMASSLFVVTGCVHDDKYDQPNLDGYDCADKKGIVVPFADVKAKYQNARYVFPKDTTPDNEADDLYMVGYVSSTDETGNIYKTIYVQDALENPTQGFTVSVDAVSTYTKYPQGSKVYIKLNGLAIGTYGGLVQLGVETGAETSATSVSRIPEKLVAKQIFRSCAPKGKIVPKVMKLADMIAANDQYFGCLIQVNDVEFDSRALCTTYAPSGVTVDKTIGEGWVSGKYAKTAVVRNSGFASFASQLLPSGKGKFVGIYSKFQSGSTTTYQLYVNKSEDLDMKTFPRLDGLTAGPCDFNPSTLTAKTVADVKQLAAGTTNWVQITGDNYLKAQVVANDETGNLYKYVYVEDATGGIRINMNKTNLYLDSRFRLGKDVNIKLKNLYVRSVNGEVQIGALFNNNTQFGQIEEVDMYKYFFDSNTASRAVVPTEKTISQLSMADVGRWIKIKDVEFVKGDLGRTLTDGNNVTSRTLEDCSGNTVVLRTSGQASFGTTKPGSYEVKGGKGDVYAILSVFNGTYQLWITKLANIDFDAPRCDGSVYTPIPVVYSDDFAAGGFSADWTTVNKVGPNQFWQTSNQGNGTNYYAMMNGNASGSNFANEDWLISKAVNLAGKTKAAVSFTTDVRYSGNALQVYATDNYTGDVTTTNWTLLPATLDTNANAFGDWVGSGNIDLGAFLGKNVRIAFKYTSTTSGAATWEVDDFKIKAQ, from the coding sequence ATGAAAAAATATAATTCAATTTTAAAATATATTTTTGTCATGGCATCTTCTCTGTTCGTAGTAACAGGATGTGTACATGATGACAAGTACGACCAGCCTAATCTTGACGGGTATGATTGTGCTGATAAAAAAGGAATAGTAGTACCATTTGCAGACGTAAAAGCAAAGTATCAGAATGCAAGATATGTATTCCCTAAAGATACAACGCCGGACAACGAAGCTGACGATTTATATATGGTAGGATATGTTTCTTCTACGGACGAAACAGGAAATATTTATAAAACGATCTATGTTCAGGATGCATTGGAAAATCCTACACAAGGATTTACAGTGAGTGTAGATGCAGTAAGTACTTATACAAAATATCCTCAGGGATCAAAAGTATATATTAAACTGAACGGTCTTGCTATCGGAACGTACGGTGGATTGGTACAACTTGGTGTAGAAACAGGAGCTGAAACTTCAGCAACTTCTGTATCAAGAATTCCTGAAAAGCTTGTTGCAAAACAAATCTTCAGATCATGTGCTCCAAAAGGAAAAATTGTTCCTAAGGTGATGAAATTAGCAGATATGATTGCTGCCAATGATCAGTATTTCGGATGTCTTATTCAGGTAAATGATGTAGAATTCGACTCAAGAGCGTTATGTACGACTTATGCTCCAAGTGGAGTAACAGTGGATAAAACAATCGGAGAAGGATGGGTGAGCGGAAAATATGCAAAAACTGCTGTTGTAAGAAATAGTGGCTTTGCTTCTTTTGCGAGTCAGCTTCTTCCTTCCGGGAAAGGTAAATTTGTAGGAATCTACAGTAAATTTCAGTCCGGATCTACTACTACGTATCAATTGTATGTAAATAAGTCTGAAGATCTTGATATGAAGACTTTCCCTCGTTTAGATGGGCTTACAGCTGGTCCATGTGATTTCAATCCAAGTACTCTTACAGCTAAAACTGTTGCTGATGTGAAGCAATTGGCTGCGGGAACTACAAACTGGGTGCAGATTACAGGAGATAATTACCTTAAAGCTCAGGTAGTTGCTAACGACGAAACAGGAAACCTTTATAAATATGTTTATGTAGAAGATGCTACAGGAGGGATCAGAATAAATATGAATAAAACCAATCTGTATCTTGACAGCAGATTCAGATTAGGTAAAGATGTAAACATTAAGCTTAAGAATCTTTACGTAAGAAGTGTTAACGGTGAAGTTCAGATAGGAGCTTTATTCAATAACAATACACAGTTTGGGCAGATTGAAGAAGTAGATATGTATAAATATTTCTTCGATAGCAATACTGCATCAAGAGCTGTGGTACCTACAGAAAAAACAATTTCTCAGTTGTCAATGGCTGATGTCGGAAGATGGATCAAAATCAAAGATGTTGAGTTTGTGAAGGGAGATTTAGGAAGAACATTAACTGACGGTAATAATGTTACCAGCAGAACCCTTGAAGATTGCTCTGGAAATACGGTTGTTCTAAGAACCAGCGGACAGGCAAGTTTCGGAACTACTAAGCCGGGATCTTATGAAGTAAAAGGTGGAAAGGGTGATGTATATGCTATTTTAAGTGTATTTAATGGAACTTATCAACTATGGATTACTAAATTAGCTAATATCGACTTTGATGCACCGAGATGTGACGGAAGTGTGTATACTCCAATTCCTGTTGTGTATAGCGATGACTTCGCGGCAGGCGGATTCAGTGCAGACTGGACTACTGTAAACAAAGTAGGACCCAACCAATTCTGGCAGACATCCAACCAAGGAAACGGAACTAATTATTATGCAATGATGAATGGGAATGCAAGTGGTAGTAATTTTGCTAATGAAGATTGGTTGATCTCTAAAGCCGTTAACTTAGCAGGTAAAACCAAAGCAGCAGTAAGCTTTACAACAGATGTAAGATATTCTGGAAACGCATTACAAGTGTATGCTACAGATAATTATACAGGAGATGTTACAACCACCAACTGGACTCTGCTTCCAGCAACTCTGGATACTAATGCCAATGCATTTGGAGACTGGGTTGGTTCCGGAAATATAGACTTAGGTGCTTTCTTAG